CCGGCTGGCTCCGTTCCGGCGGCCTCCGTAGCCACCTCCCGTCGTACTGCCATCACCACCGCTGTCGAGCGTGTGGCCCCTGCCGTCGTGACGGTACAGACGGAAACGGTGGAGCGGGTGCCGGTCGACTTCTTCGAGTACTTCATGGGGGGGCGCTCGGGGGAGCGGCGCAACGCAGGGATCGGCTCGGGCTTCGTGGTGCGTGCCGATGGCGTGATCGTGACCAATGCCCATGTGATCGCGGGCGCGTCCCGCGTCTCGGTGGCGATGCGCGACGGGACCACCTACGACGCCACGGTGGTAGGCACCGACGAGTCGAACGACCTTGCGGTGGTGCGAATCAAGGCGCGGAACCTGCCGGTGGCGCCACTCGGCCGGTCATCGGAGCTCATTGTGGGCGAATGGACGATCGCCATCGGCAATCCGTTCGGATTCGTGCTGGGCAACAATGAGCCGAGTGTCTCGGTTGGCGTGGTGAGCGCGGTGGGTCGCAATCTTGCCGGGCGTGGCGAGGGGGGAGGCGCGTACATCGACATGATCCAGACGGACGCCGCCATCAACCCGGGCAACTCCGGGGGACCGCTTGTAAATGCGTCGGGGGAAGTGATCGGTGTCAACAGTTCGATCTACTCCCCCAGCGGCGGCTCGGTAGGCCTGGGATTCGCCATCCCCATCGATCGCACGAAGCGCATCGTTGAGGACCTCCTGGAGCATGGCGCGGTCCGGCAGCCATGGGTCGGGATCCGGCTGCAAACGCCACAGGCGAGCAGCGCACGCGATGTGGCCAAGGCCGGCGCGGTGGTGGCGCGTGTCGTTCCCGGCTCGCCGGCAGAAAAGGCGGGGGTGCGGATGGGCGATCAGGTGGTGGGTGCGGGAACGCGCCCCGTTCGCAATCCCTTCGATTGGGAGGCGCGGCTGCTCGACCTGCGAGTGGGCGAGGCACTGCCCATTACCGTGCGCCGCGGCGGCCGCGATGTGCGTCTCACCGTGCAGGTGGCTGACGCGCCCGAGGTAACGGCCCAGAAGGTCACAGTCCTCCGGGAACTGCAACTCATCACTCTTACCGATGCCATCCGTCAGGAGCGCGGCATCGCCGCCTCCGCCGGGGCGCTCGTGTACCGCATTTCCGATCGCATCCGAGACGAGATCGGGCTGCAGGAAGGAGATGTGATCGCGCAGGTGGGGCAAACGCGCATCGGCTCCGCCGAGGCCGCCTCCAGTGCCTTCGATCGCTACGGTGCCCGCGGGCCGGTGTTCGTCGTATTCGAGCGCAATCGTCAGTACTTCCAGACGTCGTTCTACCTCCGCTGACCCGACGTACCTCACCATCGATTCCGTGACCGCTTCCGATAGATCGTCGTATCAGTCTCCGCTTGCCGACCGCTATGCGTCCCGTGCCATGCTCACGCTCTGGGGGC
This genomic stretch from Gemmatimonas sp. harbors:
- a CDS encoding trypsin-like peptidase domain-containing protein, yielding MTPRPTLVALLALALVGCEGANPSRSEAQSRTLPPAPPLPAGSVPAASVATSRRTAITTAVERVAPAVVTVQTETVERVPVDFFEYFMGGRSGERRNAGIGSGFVVRADGVIVTNAHVIAGASRVSVAMRDGTTYDATVVGTDESNDLAVVRIKARNLPVAPLGRSSELIVGEWTIAIGNPFGFVLGNNEPSVSVGVVSAVGRNLAGRGEGGGAYIDMIQTDAAINPGNSGGPLVNASGEVIGVNSSIYSPSGGSVGLGFAIPIDRTKRIVEDLLEHGAVRQPWVGIRLQTPQASSARDVAKAGAVVARVVPGSPAEKAGVRMGDQVVGAGTRPVRNPFDWEARLLDLRVGEALPITVRRGGRDVRLTVQVADAPEVTAQKVTVLRELQLITLTDAIRQERGIAASAGALVYRISDRIRDEIGLQEGDVIAQVGQTRIGSAEAASSAFDRYGARGPVFVVFERNRQYFQTSFYLR